A stretch of DNA from Lepus europaeus isolate LE1 chromosome 11, mLepTim1.pri, whole genome shotgun sequence:
aagatggcccaagtgtttgggcccctgcacccttgtgggagacctggaagaagctcctggctcctggcttcggatcagcccagcttcagccgttgcggccattcggggagtgaaccagtggatggaagacctgtgtaatttctggattttctctgtgtaactctgcctttcaaataaataaataaatctcttaagaaaaaaaaaaaaaagacacgtgTTAAGGAAATGATGAGTGGCTAAGGCCAGTGCCAACAGAGGGGTCTGTGACAGTGACCCCCCTTTTCCAGGGGGGACAGCTGACTCCAGGGGACTGCTTGCACTGCAGACGCAGCACTGGCTGGGGAAGGTTCTGGTCCCCTGTCCCTCAGGACCCACACTTCCCAGAGATGCCCGCCCATACACATCccctcaagccaggagccaacgcTCACTCCCTTGCAGCCCGGCTGCCAATTGACATGATTCCCAGATGAACAAGTGATATGTGGAAATTCCCAAGGACGGGCTCTGTTCCCTGAACAAGGCACCCACAGGTTCCCCCCTCAGAGGTTTTCCTCCTTTCTGACTCCCCGAATGATGGGTGACTCTCAAAGTACTTCTGTCATTCATGAAAAAGCTCTCACAACACCGAGACACCGCAGCCAGAGGCTCTGCAGAAATGTGTCGCCAGCAGCTCAGTGCCTACTACTTGCACGATTGCTTTAAGATGTGTCCAGTGTAGTCGACCTAGTGTCTGACCCTGGCAGCCGCGGGACCAGAGTCTGCGGTGCCTCCCAGGAACTGTGGACTGGGACACACCCCAGCACCGCTCAGGGGCCTTGGCCTCTTCCTCTAAAAAGTGAGGTCTGAACCTGCTAATTGGGTTTCTTCCGCCTCCACAGTATTCTGCCCCAGGACTAAATGTTAACCTCCCGGGAGTGGGGAGTGCGCTTATGCTCCTGGTGAAACCCAGCCATTCCTGCAGGTAGTCCCTTGCTCCCTCACACCTCAGAGGAGACCTTCTTATAATGACGTCACTAACGATCTCTGTAACTTTCTGAGAAACCATGCAGAAAATTTCAACTCAGTGAGATCTGCCTCTTCAGTActgcaccccccccaccccccaacctccGAAATCTTTGTTCTTCTGTAGTTTACCTCAGGCTGAAACTGCCTGCGACTGGGAGAAGCCCTATTCTTGTTTATGGGCCTCTGAAAAGGATTTGGGATTTAGCGAGGTAAGGAAGGAACTGGAGGTAGAGGACTCTTGGTGGCCCGGGGTCCGGACCTGGGCCTGACTGCAAATTAGTGGGCTGACGAGTGTCACCTGCGTGCTGTCCCCCTCCCAGGAATCCCTGTGGGGGACCGCACTGAGCCTCTTTCTCCTGCCCACCCTTGCTGCAACAGCACCCATGAATCCATGTTCTCGCATCACCCACATGCATTTTAGGGTTCCAGAATCAATCACTCAGGCTTTtaagcatttataaaataaaaacatgaaggtacaggaggttaagccattgtctgaaatgccagcatcccgtatgagtgccagtttgagttccagtcacttcactcctgatccagctccctgcccgtgtgcctgggaaagcaccagaggacggcccaagtgcttgagcccatcacccacgtgggaggcctggaccgagctcttggctcctggcttcagcccggcccagccctggccattgtgattgtggccatttgtggagtgaaccagcggatggaagatctctctctctctctctctctctctctctctctctgtaactatgcctttcaaataaataaatactgaaaaaataaagacaggaaTGTTCTAGAGATGtttttaaatgcagaaaaaaCCATTCTGGATTCCAGGCCTAAACTCTAAATACATGTGGGGAGACCACAAGTGCAAACGGGGGCTGTAGTCTGCTTCCTGCTTCTCTTCCCTTTATGCACGTGGAGCACCCCAGCCACCAAGGCCGCCTGCCTGTCATTCCTGCTGCCAGGCCTGAGTGGGAGTGGCTGAGGGGCCTGCCCAGGCCCCCACAGCAGGCTCTGGGATGTCTGAGCGCCTGTGAGTTCTGAGGGCCCAGGAAGTGGATGAGGAGTGCCCGCCGGCTCCAGCCTGGTGTCCTGGTCCCAAGGACTGGGAGGTTGTTGCCAAAGCAGAGCCAGAGTGGGGACCCTCATGGACAGGGCCCAGGGTTATCCGGGTCTAACGGCAGCAGCACGGCGCCACAATGAACCAAGTCTTAAGGCTTGTTAAAGGCTCCATACCAAAAAGGGATTTCTGGCCCTCGGCCCCTGCAGTAATGATGCGCACGGAACTGAGGACCCGGTCCATTGCCCACACAGTGCTGCTCCCTGGTGCCATCCTCTGAATGAGGAACTCTAGAGAATAGCAGGCCTGCTGTGGCTCCCGAGGCTGAGCCCGCTTCCGGAAGCTAATCGCTTGGTTCCAAAAAAACCACCTTCGTGGAATGTGGAGCCTTAAGTCTACCAGGGTGCGGGATGTGGCAGATTTGGCCTTGGGAGAGACCTCGGGCAACACCCGAGCCCACtgtcggggtggggggctgtgcaGAGTGTACCGCAGCTTGCTCACAGCATGAGGCTGATTTAGGTCAGCGATGTGCTTGGCCCCCAGGGGGCAGCCTGCCCCACCTGACGTGGCTGCACCAGAGGGTTTCCACTTACTCGAAGGGTTTCAAAAAGCCGGGACGGCTGTCCTGATTTCTGGTGCTTAGGTCATTTCTGCTCCAAATCCCATCTGTCTTGCTCTGTGATGGTACCCTGAGTGCAAGTAGAACAAGCCCACAACAGGGCGAGATGTAAATGGTGCGCTTCTCGGAGTCGAATCACTAAGCCTCTGCAAACCCTCCCCATCCTTAGAAGGCATGCGGGCCGGGGCCTGAAAAGCTTCTGCAGGAGAAAGGGGGCAAGTAGGGGCTTCTTGGGGGTTTCACGAAGCTTTGCTGTCTTTCTCCCGTGTGTGCCCACACCAAGCCTTCTCTCGGGTCTGCTCCACGGGGGCTGACGAGGCTTCCTTAAACCTGAGCACACACGAGGAGACCGCGTGCTGAACCGGCTCGGGCTTCATGTTCGATGGTGCCGTTACCCTAGGGAACTGGATGAATGACCTCTCAGGGCCTAAGGAAGCTTTCCTGGTCAAGCGGACTAATAGCAACGCCAGGCATTGCAGTAGGTTCCAGGCTGCTACCGGACAGTGATGCGGAGTGCGAGCCCTCCCCGGGGGTGTGGGCGCCTGGGGCTGAGCCTCCACAGGGCTTCTTTGTCTGCCCTGGACAGGGCGTGGTGAGAAAGAACTGTGTTTGAAGCACAGGTGAGTCATAGGTttagaatatgatttttttttttcccagacagCTGAGGGTGGTAACCTTCTAAGAATGTCAAGAGAGGAGGAGCCCCATGCCCTGCCTGGCAGCCTGCTCCATCGTTAGTCCAGTGCAGGTGCAAGGGAAATTATACTTGAAGCAAAGGTCTGGAGTGATCTTGTTCCTTTCTCTAAATGGTGTAAAACTTCATCTGTCACTTGGGTGTGCCTGCGGCCAGGAAGTATATAAAtttagagaaggaaaggaagacaaaaatgaaaccaGGAAAGAAGACAGGAACAAATATAAACTGTGTGTCTTGGTATGGCAATCCAGTGCACACACGCATGCTGAGCTCACTACACAGACCTGTGTTCCACACCACAGAGATACAAAGACAAGAGCACCTgtctctacttaaaaaaaaaaaaaaattagagagacagaggatgaGGTACAGAGAGAGCCTGTGAGAAAGGGAACTCGCATgaactgcaatagctggggctggaccagactgaagccaggagttataAAGTCAAACACaagtgtagcagggacccaagtacccgagccattagctgctgcctcccatggtctgcactagcaagaagctggaattgagagctggagccagtacttgaacccaggtgctctgccaCGGGATGTAGTTATCTTAGCCACCAGGTCAAACcgctctctctctacttctcataAGCATTCCGTCAACGTGTGACACAACTACTCCAACTTAGAATACGTATACGGTTACATGTATTCACCTTTACGGTTTGGCTATCTGGACTTTAAGATCTGCTTCCTACTGTAGGTCCAAGGTCATTCATCCAGTTCCCTAGGGTCACGGCACCATCGAACATGAAGGTGGAGAGGGTGCCAGCGCTGCTCTAGTCTAACCGTGTCGTAGTGAGATGAAGGGTTTAGGTGCCTGGTCAAATACACACAGGCGTCGGAAAAGACCAAATGTGGAGCGTGCGTCTTTGTACTCTTGGCAAAGTGTGTATCAGCTCTTGCTGTCCTCCTTTGTAAATCaaaagccttttattttttttttttactcccctGTACGAGTcataagaagtttattttgaagtGCTTTCAGTGCTTAGCTAAAATAGAACATGACATGCTACATAAAAATATACCCTCACATAAAGCTCCGTCTTCGGTCTTCCGGGGTCAAAAAGATCATCGACTGAGGTCACTCACCACTAGAGGGCACTCAGATTTTCCCAGTTAATTTAAAGAGGCTTCCCATAATGCCTGCAAATAAATGTTATCAACACAATGGCATTTCCTACTAATGGTAAGCAGTAAATGGCTCCTTTCCCAGAGCATTAAGCTGATACAAACATACTAGTTCTGGGCATAGGCGTCTAATTTCTATACACTCACAcgaacacacacatatatatgtgccTTTGAGGCATGGACGTAAACATAGAAACATTTGTTCTAATTCATCTATTCATAAGCTAAATATATTTGCTACTTGTTAGTAAATATTTGTCATAATTAATGGTACAACTTTTAACTTATTGACCCTGAAGGCTGCATGGTGACCGTGGGGAGCTTTACACCGGGAGCCCTGGAAATCCAGGCTCTCTATGGGGACCAAGCACTTCCTAGCTGCGTTATTATCACTATGAGAAAGCCTATTCCATGTGCTTGAAGAAGTTAAAGTGACATATATTAGGCATTCTTAACTACTACCATAGCATTGCCCTGCctggaaagaaaaaacaatcctagTAAGAATTGTctttgtatttaaataaataaataactaaataaaaagtaGGGGCGTTTACAAGCCCCCTGTGCTCAGGCCGCCCTCTGGCTGTGATCCACATTCCAGATTCTTCCCTTTTCCTCCCCATGCCACTTACCTGACCGAGGTCTAGGCTGCGCTCCGCCACGTACTGTGGGAAAGAGCGCTGCAAAAGGATACATCTAACTCACtctggaagagagaagaggaacgCGAGGGTGAGAAGCAGGCTCCGGTACAGGGTGCTCGCGGCAGAGTTAACTGCAGCTCCGGCCCCCCCATGCTGGAGGCTGCTGGGAGAGGCAGCTGCTGTGTGCGCAGAAGCCTGATGGGTGCAAGGCCAAGTCTGGGGCTGTGATTAAAACAGGCTGCAGTGTAGACGACTGGTACGGGCTAGGCCGGTTCCTCTGACTCAACCTCCATGGCTGGTAGGAAACCAGACATATGTATCAGAAACCTTACAGCGCTCCGTAGCCTTGGAATCCACTGATTTGActcccagaagcttcttctaagGAGATCTTTGCATGATGGCCCAATAATGTGTGAGAGGATGTTCAGGTGATGGTGTTTATAATAACAAAGTATTGATAATAACCTAGGCatctatgggggggggggctggttaAGTAAATTGTGGCCTGGAGCCTATCCACGTGGAAGGCTACGCATGTGGAAGTACTGACATTGCTAAGAAAGCAAGCGATGCAGTGGGCATATGGCTTAGCAATTAGGATGCCATCCAGGATGCTCGCATTCCATAGCATAGCGACTGCATCTGAGTCCCAGTGCCACTTCCCATCCCTATGCCTTTTATACACACAACATGAACATCTGTGGATTTTGATATCTGTGAGGGGGTCCTGGGACAAATCCCATCTCCCCACAACTGATACCAAGGAACAACTGTATATTCTCCCACATACATATGGATATACAGAGTTAAAGATACATAAAGTGTTACAGCTGCTGGTACAGGTAGATATATGAAGTCTAAAAGGAAATGTACCTAACAGTAGTTATGAATAAATGATGGGCTTAACATAGATCTTTCCTccattttcaaaagtaaatactttagggtgggtgttgtggtacagtgggttaagccgttgcTTGGAATGCTTCTATcttccatcccatatcagagtgcctgattcaagacactcctctttggatccagcttcctgctaatacacctgggaggcagtggatgatggcccaagcacatgggtttCTAccacctagatggagctcctggctcctggcttcagcctggccaacctgttttgggcatttagggagtgaaccaggagataaaagattctctctctctctctcccttcctctcttctttatcacactgcctttcaaataagtaaataaatattttgaagaagcattttattttttagagcaaCTTTAGttcacaaaaaaattgaaaggacgGTAGATCCCCATTTGTTACAACTGATGGGCCGACATTTTCCTATTTATCACCCTAAGTCCATGGTTTTATCTTTGAGTCCACTTTGGTGGGTGCATAACCTGTGGATTTGGAGAAATATGTAATGCACGTATCCACCTTCCCTTTTCTTTTGGCTTATCGGTATATTAAATGTTTTTCAGTGAACATAGAAAATTAAACAGGGAATGAGTCATAGAAGAACAAAAGTAAACAGAAGCAAGTTCATATTGGAAAGGATTTAAGGTGTCTGTAAAGCAGCAGTGAAAACCCTGACACTACTTCCCTCACCTCTTGCAAAGCTGCCTCCTTTGAAGCCAACTGGGCTGGCTTCCTGTTTTCAGAGCGTGATGCTACGATGCTTCTTGCAGCCCAGACAGCATGAGACTGAGCTCCAAATTTAAGATCTGGAAACTCTCTGGGATTAAAAATACCTCCATGAAGAATGTTTAAAACTCACAAATCTAAAAATAAGTCTTAGATGACAAGGCATTCTCCAGGAGCGGGACGGATCCTGTCGTCTTTCCCGTCGTTCCCTTTCCCCTCTTCCCCTGCCTCTTCTTTTTGCCATGGTTTGTTCCTAAACCAAGTCATCCCTTACTTAGTACAGGCCAAGTCCTGCGTAAGCACCTGGCTGAAACTGAGTTCTAATCTTCACTTCTGTGGTTTCTGTGGTCACTGACTCGCTCCCTAAAATTACAGCTGTCACTCAGCAACATGCTATTTCTTCTTAGTTActgaatataataataataatttctttaaaacctTAGGAATGATGGTGCTTCTACCCACATTTTATTCTCCCAGGCTTAAAACATTGCTATTTGGGGAAATTATATTCTTCTAACTGGGTGTGGCCTTATCGTGGCCAGCTCTGAATGCAAACCCTGAGTGGCAACCAGTCCTTCGGAACAAGACAGTCACCACAGGACAAGCAACGAGTTCGAGCTATGCTGTCCAGTGTGGTAACCGCCAGCCACAGGCGGTGACTTACGTTTGAATTAATTACACTTAGCTAAAATGAAAAGTTCAATTCCTTGGTTACACAAACCACATTTCAGTTGCTCGAGAGCCACATGTGGCTGCCGAAGAGCATATTGGACAGCTCAGGTGTAGAACATTCCTCTCACTGCAGAGTTTGACGGACTGTGCTGGTCTATGGTGCTATCTCCATCCATTCAATAGAGAACCAAATTTTAGTCTCAATGCCCTCTCTCCCCCAAGGCCAGTCTCTGGAATGGGCTGACCTCTTGACCTCTTCCAGCTTGCAAGGACACTGACCCCTTCCTGGATATATGCACTGCCATGTTGCAGGCCCTAGGGCATttgtcccaccccacccctgaacTAGCAGCATGGCCCGCCCCGTGCACTAAGGTGGTGGTTCTCAGACTTAAGTATGCATGAGAATCGCCTGAGAGGCTTGTTGAGACACAGATTCCTGAGCCTCaacccagagtttctgattcagtggtctggggtggggcccagaaGTTGTACTTCTAGCAAGTTCCCAGCTTATGCTGCTAACCCAGGAGCTAGACTTTGAGAACCACTAAGGCAAATATGGCAGCTTAGTTGATTGTCCTATGAAGAAGGAGCCAAAATTTGCTTCTACCATTAGGAGTTGGGctgcagataaaaaaaaaaattttttaagatttatttatttgggggggagggtggggttgggagctggcattgtggcacagttggttacaCTGCGGCCTgagacgtcagcatcccatacgggtgccagttcaagtcctagccactccacttccaatccagctccctgctaatggcctgggaaagcagtggaagatggccaaagcactCCTGCaatcatgtaggagacttggaagagatctatcatcccctggttcactctccaaatggccacaatagcctggggACTAGACCaggtttaagccaggagccagaaactccatttgggtttcccacacacttagaccatcctctgctgctttccccaggtacattagcagggagctggatcagaaatggagcagctgggaactgaactggtgctcatacgggatgccagtgtcacaggggctagttaacttgctgagccacacgCTGGCTCCACACACGAGTTTTGACAGAGCAGGTTTTAGCACACTCATTATGGGGCAGATTCCATTTACTGCCTGGGAAAGAAAATCTTGGAAACAGGTCCTATgtaatccttttatttaaaagcaaaataaaataaacaaaacaacctTGAAGAATATACtaagcttggggctggcactgtgatacagcagattaagcagctgcttgcaaaAGTGGCATCCGTATGGaagcgccagctcaagtcccagcggctgccttctgatgcagcttcctgctaatgccccagaGGGtgacaggtgatgactcaagtactggggtccctgccacccacgtgggagatccggagggagctcttgcctcctggctttggcctagcccagccctggctattatgggtatttgaggagtataccagcagatggaagctctctctcttgctcttttttttctttctctgttgctctttcaaataaacttaaaaagaaaaaaagactaaatgtTACATATAACTCTGCTTATATGGACTGTCTAGAACAGGCAAATCTACAGTGATTGAAAGtagattggggccagtgccgtggctcacttggttaatcctccacctgcagcaccagcatcccatatgggcactggattctgtcccggttgcttctcttccagtctagctctctgttgtggcctgggagtgcagtggaggatggcccaagtgcttgggccctgcacccgcatgggagaccaggaggaggcacctggctcctggcttcgaattggtgcagtgctggctgtggcggccatttggggagtgaaccaacggaaggaagacctttctgtctctctctctacaaaaataatttttaaaaaaatgaaagtagattAATAGGGGCTGCTGGTGCTacggcatagtggataaagccaccacctccattgctagcatcccatatgggcactggttcgagtcccagctgctccacttccgatccagctttctgctatggcctgggaaaacagcagaagatggtccaagtgcttgggcccctgcacccacgtgggagacactcAACACTCAAAGTAAGGGTATGAATGGAAATGATTCTTAGAGTGAAAAGCATCCTGGCACCTTAGGAAGTAAAgcacaaagcagaaaaaaaagagagagagagagaacaggctaGAGAGCAAAGTCTCAAAATTCAGTTGAGAGAAGTAAAAGGTTGCTACACTTGTAGTGCTGATAGTTTGTAAAAATGTAAGGCACACAAAGGTTTGTAGCACTTTGGGTGGGCCCTTCCGAAAGAAAGGTCCAGAAAATGTGGCATCGTTTGAATTTTCACTTTGACATGCAGAAGCTCTTTATaaatacatgttcttttttttttttttttttaagatttataaatttatttgaaaggcagagttacagagaggcagaagcagggggagaggggggtgagagagagagagaggtcttccatctactgattcattccccagatagccacaatagtgGGAGCTGtgtggagccaaagccaggagccaggagcctggagccttctccaggcctcccacacaggtgcaagggcccaaggacccgggccatcctccactgccttcccaggccacagcagagagctggatcggaagtggagcagctacatcttgaactggcgcctatatgggatgctagcactccagacagcagctttacctgctacaccacagcgccagtctgtAAACACATGTTCTTGACCTAGACCCAAAGAGCTCCACTTTCTGGAAAACTGGGTGGGAGCAGGAAGCCATGTTTCAGACATTAATTAGACTTACCACTCGGCTGAAGTATTCATCTAAGACTTCCACAAAATTATGGATGAATTCATAAATCGCCATCTCGTTCTGAAACAAAAGAGGAGGGGTGCAGTGAATAGTGACATACAGCTGCCCAGTCATCCCAGGTGACAGTGCAGGGGCTCAGGACAGGGACAACGTCAGTGAGCAACACTGACAAATACTCAGAACAGCTCTCCTGCTCACGTGTTCTACGGGGAAATGTACTCACAGAAACCTTAGCCTCTAAGATTTGTCTGAAGTCCACAAGTCcagactgtaatttttttttttttgacaggcagagtggacagtgagagagagagagaaaggtcttcctttgccgttggttcaccctccaatggccactgcggctggcgcaccgtgctgatctgaagccaggagccaggtgcttctcctggtcttccatggggtgcagggcccaaggacttgggccatcctccactgcactcctgagccacagaagagagctggcctagaagaggggcaaccggggcagaatccggtgccccaactgggactagaacctggtgtgccggcgctgcaggcagaggattagcctattgagccacagtgccggcccagactgtagtatttagatttctgagcCCAACCCTGACTCTATCTCCAAGTGGCTTAAGCAGATTTTTCAGGGTTATGCTATCCTTTTTCCATCTGGGAAAACCAGTCAAATGGTCCCAATGGGGAAATCATTTCAGTGTTTGGTTCATGGTTGAAAAACAatcagctgggggctggcgctctggtgtagtgggcaaagctgctgcctacagtgccggcatccaatatgggtgccagtgtgtgtcccggctgctccacttccaatccagctccctgctgatggcctggaaaagcagcaaagatggcccaagtccttgggcccctgcacccacgtgggagatctggaggaaattcctggctcctggcttcagcctgacccagcctccgctgttgtggccttttggggagtgaccagcagatggaggatctctctctgtgtctctccctctctctctattgctctgactttcaaataaataaataaataaatcttaaaaaagaaagggaaaaaaaaaacaaaaacaaccagcTGATGTGACAGGTGTTTGACCCAGTGTTAAGGcagctgcatcccacatccgggtgcctgagttcaattccagcctcctgccaacacAGATCTTAGGGGCGGCAGTGATCACTAAAGTAACGAGGTTCCTATCTTCCACATAgcagacctggattaagtttccagctcccagctccagtcccaactcagctcctgccattgcaggctTGTGGGGAGTGAGGCAGAAGATCGGaattctctgtgtgtatctctgccttttaaacaaataaataacttggGGGGGGAGTCAAAATAATTCTTAGGGAGACAAGTAGGAAGTCAATATCGATTTcaggaagaataaaaatcagACTGTTACCCCTCAGGTCCTTCTGTTATCTTACCTCAGTGTCATTAACTCCAACCACAATGAAGAGAGCTGCATACTGCCGATAGATCAGCTTGAAATCCTTGTATTCAATAAAAGAGCACTagacaaaacaaaatcagatattaaTTCTGTGGCCGACAGAGACTGCTCTAAGATGGCATGTGCACCTGCTGGGTTGACCTGAATATTTGCCAACTCTCGCTCTGAGGAATGCAACCCATGAGAAAGCCATGCAGCCCTCGCTGGCCTTCTCGTAACATAGGAGACCACTTGAGAGCGTTCTGGAGGGAGACGGAGGAGAAGTCTTAGGGAAAAGTCCGAGTGTTCCCAGGGGTTCCCACCTGtgctccttctctttcctttgcgTGGCTCCAGGTGGAAGTAGAGGCAGCGCTAATGAATCAGTGCGTTTTAAACCACCTGCATTGTGAAGTCCTAAGACTTTTTCCAGCTTCCCACATTCTGGTGGGAAGCAATGAGATAGTctcaatttatattcattaatagtGAGGAACCAAATACACAtgacatgtgaaaaaaaaaaaataaacaactcgGTTGCTTTTTCCCAGACCCATGGAAGGAATCCGTGTAGattcttttataaattatttaaagataGCCTTTGTGTGGCAGATACGAAACAAAATCTGCCCCTGTAAACACTGCTCCAGATGAATTGATAACTAGCTTATCACCGTGGAATGTGTATGCGACCACTCCCCTCTCATTCAGTTCCCCTGAAGCCATTGTACAAGGGTTAGGAGGCTGAAGGGACAGTGGCACTCTTCCCCTGAACTTCCGAGCGCGCTTGGCCAAATGCTAGCAAGCATGACGTGCAGGCTTTGTGCCGGGCTGTGCTGCTCTTGGGTGCCCAGGTGCATCTGGGAAGGAAGCTGCCAGATCTGACTATGAAATCCTTCCAAGGGAAAGCCATCTGATAATCGAGAAAATGGAGGTGTCTGAGACTTGTATTTAAAAGTTGGGCAAAGGTAATAAGTACAAGCCCATTCTCCAGCTTTTGGCTCACTACAGAGCCAGTGTGactcctttcttaaaaaaaaatattgatttatttatttgaaatgcaatgttactcacacacacacacacacacacaccaatcttccatctgctggtttattctgcaaatggtacaaaggccagggctgggcaaggctgaacccaggagccatgaactccattcaGAGGcccatcacttgggccatcttttgctgctttcccagacaggttagcagggagctggattggaagcagaagagctgggacttgaacctgcacttcagtacaggatgtgggcatcagcagaggctttaacctgctgtgccacaatgccggctccttaGCCAGCGTGATTTCTGCTCAGTTGGAcatttcaaagaaatgcaagCTACTTGAAGAACTGAGGAGAAACCCCTTTCAAAGACTTtcaggagtttaaaaaaaaaatccaagcactTTTGtggataaaatgaaaacaaagctgaTCTTACGCTGGGGACGCGGTGCCTGATGAGGCCCAaggttcattttaaaatgtaaaataacttAGAATGATTCAAAACAATCTAATAGTACGTGCAGTCCAAAGCTTGTGTTGCAAAGGTGCACCTATGAGCAAAAATCACACCTGAGATgatggggtgcctgcatcctgtgGTGAGATTCAAACAGCAGTGCTTCTGAAAGTGTGTGCGCCTGGGCGGAATGCCTGTGGCTGTCCGTGcgctggatcagcgcggtgtctctttctgtctgatGGCCACACAGGTGGAGTGCCGGGGCAGGCCGAAGTAGGAATTCAAAGAGGAACTCTGAGATG
This window harbors:
- the AP4S1 gene encoding AP-4 complex subunit sigma-1 isoform X3 codes for the protein MIKFFLMVNKQGQTRLSKYYEHVEINKRTLLETEVIKSCLSRSNEQCSFIEYKDFKLIYRQYAALFIVVGVNDTENEMAIYEFIHNFVEVLDEYFSRVPWRLSQRNRPSPYQSSTLQPVLITAPDLALHPSGFCAHSSCLSQQPPAWGGRSCS
- the AP4S1 gene encoding AP-4 complex subunit sigma-1 isoform X1 gives rise to the protein MGRSGGVRRKRVRLPPSLAITIFGKILARRKKMIKFFLMVNKQGQTRLSKYYEHVEINKRTLLETEVIKSCLSRSNEQCSFIEYKDFKLIYRQYAALFIVVGVNDTENEMAIYEFIHNFVEVLDEYFSRVPWRLSQRNRPSPYQSSTLQPVLITAPDLALHPSGFCAHSSCLSQQPPAWGGRSCS